Within the Roseicitreum antarcticum genome, the region GCGCGTTTCAGGTTCGCGGACGCGTCTTCTCCAGCCTTGAAACGATCCGCGTCATTGGGAACAGCACCACCATGTACAACAGTGCGCCTACGATCATCGGAGTGGCGTTCACGAACTGGGACTGCAGGTCCTGCGCGACCTTGAGGATTTCGGCAATCGCAATGACGGAGGTCTCTGCTGTGCGTTTCATGAGGCCAATCAGCCGGTTGGAGTAGTCCGGCAGAACGATTCGCACTGATTGGGGAAGCACCACCAGGCGCATTGCCTGCCAGGCGCTCAGGCCGATACTGCGGGCGCTAAGCACCTGGTTGCGATTGATCGCCTCAATGCCGGAGCGGAACACCTCCGTGAGGTAAGCGGCTTCAATTAGGGTAAGCGCCACCACGCCAGTCGCGAAGGGTGACAGCACGATCCCCGAATAGGGCAATGCCGAATATGTGACCAGCAGCAGCACAATCGGCGGTATGGCGCGGAACACGTCGACATACACGTCGATGAAGAAATTGAGTAGCGCATCATTCACGATGCTGCGCACGACCGCCATGAACATGCCCAGTAGCGTGGCCAAAACCAGAGAGAACAGGAACACCTGCACGGCGATCCAAAGGCCGCTCAGCATCCGCATCATCACGCCCGGGCGGCTCATAACCTCAACGTTGAAAAATAAGTAGCGGAGGCGCCCCCAATCTGCATCAACCCAGCGGAAGAACGCAGCCATCATGAGCACAATCAGCGCCAGCGCCGAGATGTTCTTCAGCCAGTCAGGGATGCCCTTTTCAATCTGCACGGGGACAAACAGCAGAAGGAACAGGGCGAACACAGCTAATGTCATCGCGACATCCACCACGAAACCGATGCCGGTGGTCGCGGGGGCAGCCAGCAGGTAAGCGAGGCCAGCGAGAAACATCACTGCCAGCGGCATCAGCCGTGGCTTCATCAGCATGTGCGTCATCTTAGTGCCCTCAGAAATTCGCGGGTGCGTTCATGCTCAGGCTCGTCGAGTACACGCACAGTCGGTCCGCGTTCGACGACCAGGCCGGCGTCAAATACGATCAGTTGGTCGGCAACCTTGCGCAAAAAGCCGATTTCGTGGCTTACGACGACCATTGTCATCCCTTCACCGGCCAGAGCGCGCATGACATCCAGCACTTCGTGAACCATTTCAGGGTCCAGGGCGGATGTAGGCTCGTCGAACAGGATTGCCTTGGGCTGCATTGCCAGCGAGCGGGCTATTGCGACGCGCTGTTGCTGCCCGCCGGAAAGTTGTTGCGGGTGCTTGGTGAGATGATCGGCGAGGCCGACCTGTTCGAGTGCGCTGGCCGCAGCGTCTCGAGCTTCGCTGCGTGAACGCTTGCGAACGTGGATCAATCCAAGCGCGACGTTCTCAAGTGCGGTCATGTGCGGAAACAGGTTATAGTCCTGGAACACCATGCCAATGTCGGCGCGGACGCGGTTCACATCGGTCCGCATGTTGGTGATGATACTGCCGTCGATCAGCACCTCGCCTTCGGTGGGTTCCTCGATACGGTTCAGACAGCGCAGGAAGGTGCTCTTTCCGCTGCCCGAGCTTCCCATCAGCGCCGCCACTTCGCCATGGGCCACACTGGCGTCGATGCCGCGCAGGACGTGCATGCTGCCGAAATACTTGTGGATTCCGCGCGCTTCGATCATGGGCGCGGCACTCATCGTGTCTTTCCTGTGTTCAGGCGGCGTTCCAGACGACGGGTCAAGTGGATGAGTGGGATCAGCGTCGCGAGGTAGACGAACATCGACAGCACGAGTGGTGTCGGTGTGCGTTTCCAGGTGACCGCTTGCTGCGCGTTGGTGAGCAGTTCCGGGACAGTGATCACGTAGGCAACGGCTGTGTCCTTGACCAGACTGACCAGATTGTTTGTCAGTGGCGGAATTACAATCTTGAACGCCTGTGGCAGGATCACGTGGCGCATGGTCGCGGTGGGACCCAAACCCAGTGCGCGGGCAGCATCGATCTGACCGCGAGGGATGCTTTCTATGCCGGCGCGAAATATCTCTGTCTGGTAGGCGCTGTTCATGAGCACCAGAGCCAGCACCGCCGCCCAGAACGCTGGCAGGCGGATCCCGACAAAGGGAAGGGCGTAGAAGATCAGCACCATACTGACGATCAGCGGCAAGGCGCGGAAAAAATCGACGTGCAGTCCAAGAAACAGGTTGAGGACAGGGTTGCCGAGCGTACGCAGGATTCCAAATGTCAGGCCGAAAATAATCGACAGAACGGCAGCGACGATTGCGACCTGCAACGTTACCAGAAGGCCTTGAGCGTACATTTCCCAGACGCCATCCATGCGTGAGAAGTCGAAAAATTGCGACTGCACACGATCCCAGCGTGTTCCGCTGTAGCGGTAAAAGAGCCCAAAAAACAGAAAGATCACGCTTACGCTGATGGTGCGCTTAAGAAGGATCGGCTTTTCACGGTCGCTCAGCACCACGCCGGCCATCACGAAGCCCGCCAGGTACCAGGCAATCACACTGGCAGCGCCGAACGGTGTCGGCCTGCCGAATGGCGGCAGGAAAAGCAGCGCAACTGCGATCCACACTGCCAGCCCTAGTGCCAGCCATTCGTAGCGGCGAAACCAGGGCTGGTACGCCCAGCGCTTGCGCCATTGGTGGATCGACGTTTGCAAGTCGGCCATATCCATAATCAAGCCTTGGATGTCTTACACTTCATGACATGCCCGCACGGCAGATCAATGCTGCTGTGCGGGCGCTGGGACTGGTTGCACTATAAAGCGCGCGCAATCACTCTGTGGGTACGTAGGGTTCGTCAAAGACGCGAACGACCGGGGAGTTTTCGTCCGGAGCATCGCCGAAGTACTTTTCGAACAGTGCCGCAGTCGTGCCGTCTTCCTTGATGCTGCGAAGCCCTTCGTCGAACGCGTCGCGGAGCGGATCGCCCTTGCGGAAGAAGGCGCCGATCATGAAGCTTGCGTCGTTGGTAGAAAGCACCTCGAAGAGGCCGCGTTCTTGAATGTACGTGACAGCGGTCGGATACCCGAGCGTCAGCGCGTCGATCCGACCGACTTCGAGGTCCAGCAACTGCGTCTCAATGTCATCATATGAACGGATTTCGAATGGTCCGTACTCTTCATTCAGCGACTCGGCGTAGGCAGCCTGGGTGGTGCCAGTCTCGGTGCCGACCACGCTGCCCTCAAGGTCTTCGAGGGTCTGGATATTGTCGTCTTCCCGGACGATCAGCGCGTCGAAGGCGCCGAGATACGGCTCGCTGTGGTCCATTTCTTCGTGCCGCACAGGGGTGATGAAAACGTTGGATGCAACGACATCCCACTGTTCGGCCTGCAGGCCCGAAAACAGACCGCTGAACGCAACATCTGTCACTTCGACCTCGTAGCCGGAACGCTCGAACGCTTGTGTGTAAACCTCGTATTCGTATCCTTGGATTTCGTTGCCTGCCCGGAAAATCCGGAGCGGAATATTGACGTTGCTGGCGACTCGTACAACGGGTCGATCCGAATCTTGCGCCTGGGCGCTACCGAACGCGAACGTCGCGGCAAGTACGGTCGCGCCCATCATGGGCGCGGTCTTGAGCAGTTGAGTGAACATTTGTACCTCCTGGGCATGGGTTGCGTGAAGTGCGGGGGATCCCGGGTTGTCGAACGAACAGTTAATCGTGTTTCTTTTATTAGCGGATGAGCGAAGGCTCTGTAGCGAGTGAAGCGCTATCAACCGGCCCATGATGGGCACCGGGTAAGGAAAGCCAAGCCGCACGGCAGACGCTTAAATTTAACGCGCCTGACCTCTGGCCGTTCAACCAACGTGCAAGCTGGCAGGTAAGGCGTGGCCTGCGCGTAAAGGCAGGCGCTTCGTTGTCGCGCTTCAGGTAGATCGAAATCAAACACGTGTGGCGCATCAATCGCCGTATGAGTTTCTGCTTCATAGGACGGCCCTCAATTCTGCGCGCCCCGTCCAGAGACAGCGCAAACCCGCTTTCGGCGCGGCGCAAGGCGATTCCCATTGCCCGCCGTCTGACAAACTTGCACAAGCCTCGTTTAAATGAAAAGTTTTTTTTATTGACCTTGTCGAAAAAATTGTTTCACTTGCCCTGAAATTCAGCTTCATGAGGTGCCCATGCCCAAACTCGATCTGGCATACGTCCGTAAGCAGTTCCCTGCCCTTACCGACGATGTAGCGTTTCTGGATAATGCCGGAGGGTCTCAGATAGCCAGGCCGGTGTTTGACAGGATCAGCGAGTTCATGTTCTCGGCAAACGTCCAACTGGGTGCGACCTACAGCACGTCGGTCGCAGCCTCCCGGAAGGTTGCTGACGGACGGGCGGCGCTTGCCACGCTGCTGAACGCCGACCGCGCCGAAGAGGTCGTGATGGGCGCTACGGCTACCCAGCTGTTCGATCAACTCGCACAAGCTCTGGTGCAGCACTGGGAGCCGGGCGACGAGGTCGTCGTCTCGAATTTTGACCACGAAGCGAACATCGGCCCGTGGCGGCGTCTGGAACAGCGCGGTATCATCGTGAAGACATGGGAGCTTCCGATAGGAGAACACCGGCCGGGACCGGAAAGCCTTGCGCCGCTTCTGGGGCCGAAAACCCGTCTGGTGGCCATGACCCATTGCTCGAACATCTTCGGCAGCATCAACGACGTGCGTGCCGTAGCAGACCTGGTTCACGACCACGGCGCGATGATATGCGTCGACGGGGTGGCCTATGCCCCACACAGGGCCATCGACGTCAAGGCGCTGGATGCCGATTTCTACGGCTTTTCCGTCTACAAAACATATGGGCCGCACCACGCGGCGCTTTACGGCAAGTATCATCTGCTGCGCCACAAAGCCGGCAACCTCAATCACTACTTC harbors:
- a CDS encoding substrate-binding periplasmic protein, producing the protein MFTQLLKTAPMMGATVLAATFAFGSAQAQDSDRPVVRVASNVNIPLRIFRAGNEIQGYEYEVYTQAFERSGYEVEVTDVAFSGLFSGLQAEQWDVVASNVFITPVRHEEMDHSEPYLGAFDALIVREDDNIQTLEDLEGSVVGTETGTTQAAYAESLNEEYGPFEIRSYDDIETQLLDLEVGRIDALTLGYPTAVTYIQERGLFEVLSTNDASFMIGAFFRKGDPLRDAFDEGLRSIKEDGTTAALFEKYFGDAPDENSPVVRVFDEPYVPTE
- a CDS encoding cysteine desulfurase-like protein gives rise to the protein MPKLDLAYVRKQFPALTDDVAFLDNAGGSQIARPVFDRISEFMFSANVQLGATYSTSVAASRKVADGRAALATLLNADRAEEVVMGATATQLFDQLAQALVQHWEPGDEVVVSNFDHEANIGPWRRLEQRGIIVKTWELPIGEHRPGPESLAPLLGPKTRLVAMTHCSNIFGSINDVRAVADLVHDHGAMICVDGVAYAPHRAIDVKALDADFYGFSVYKTYGPHHAALYGKYHLLRHKAGNLNHYFYGEDRVPNKLEPGNPNYELAYSCVGVIEYLEGLAAAHGINAKGREAVEVAFNMIADHEAALCERMLAYLRRRDDVTIVGDPSSDRDARVPTISFVIEGQSSREIVEAVDPSGVGIRFGDFHSKRLVQALDLGDPDGVIRVSAVHYNTFNEIDRLIERLESLRKKVS
- a CDS encoding amino acid ABC transporter ATP-binding protein; translation: MSAAPMIEARGIHKYFGSMHVLRGIDASVAHGEVAALMGSSGSGKSTFLRCLNRIEEPTEGEVLIDGSIITNMRTDVNRVRADIGMVFQDYNLFPHMTALENVALGLIHVRKRSRSEARDAAASALEQVGLADHLTKHPQQLSGGQQQRVAIARSLAMQPKAILFDEPTSALDPEMVHEVLDVMRALAGEGMTMVVVSHEIGFLRKVADQLIVFDAGLVVERGPTVRVLDEPEHERTREFLRALR
- a CDS encoding amino acid ABC transporter permease; translated protein: MDMADLQTSIHQWRKRWAYQPWFRRYEWLALGLAVWIAVALLFLPPFGRPTPFGAASVIAWYLAGFVMAGVVLSDREKPILLKRTISVSVIFLFFGLFYRYSGTRWDRVQSQFFDFSRMDGVWEMYAQGLLVTLQVAIVAAVLSIIFGLTFGILRTLGNPVLNLFLGLHVDFFRALPLIVSMVLIFYALPFVGIRLPAFWAAVLALVLMNSAYQTEIFRAGIESIPRGQIDAARALGLGPTATMRHVILPQAFKIVIPPLTNNLVSLVKDTAVAYVITVPELLTNAQQAVTWKRTPTPLVLSMFVYLATLIPLIHLTRRLERRLNTGKTR
- a CDS encoding amino acid ABC transporter permease, with the protein product MTHMLMKPRLMPLAVMFLAGLAYLLAAPATTGIGFVVDVAMTLAVFALFLLLFVPVQIEKGIPDWLKNISALALIVLMMAAFFRWVDADWGRLRYLFFNVEVMSRPGVMMRMLSGLWIAVQVFLFSLVLATLLGMFMAVVRSIVNDALLNFFIDVYVDVFRAIPPIVLLLVTYSALPYSGIVLSPFATGVVALTLIEAAYLTEVFRSGIEAINRNQVLSARSIGLSAWQAMRLVVLPQSVRIVLPDYSNRLIGLMKRTAETSVIAIAEILKVAQDLQSQFVNATPMIVGALLYMVVLFPMTRIVSRLEKTRPRT